The Pieris brassicae chromosome 3, ilPieBrab1.1, whole genome shotgun sequence genome contains the following window.
acatagaaagaaagtccattggtgcacagccggggatcgaacctatgacctcagggttaaccgcactctgaagccactaggccaacactgctcttttagtaccatattcttgccaAATAAATTCGTATTATTAGAAACAAGCCAGATGGATGCAGAAGATCAGGTCGTGAATGTGATGAGAATATTTCTGAAGACAACCTTACCTGTTGGCCCTCGTTAACTAGTGTGCTATCAACaagctttataaaattatacttagattaaaattatgtatgtatgtgaaTGAAGTTGATgaagatgtttattattattataataatcttttttttataaaaaaaattcttattacCTTTAAATCTTCCGTCGGCTGAGTCGTTACATTCTCATCGATATTTCGTTCCAATGACAATATAGGTACCATACTTTTTGCATGGTTggcataaatatttatgaaaaattgcAAAAATACGAAGTACATCAcagacatttttatatttttgttttttgacaTCTAATTGACTTTCTCCTTTTCACAGATCCACATTCTTCTATGCAATACTCcactatttatgtaatttttatttctactatTTATGACTAATTAACTAACGAAGTTTTTGCCACAGGcgtttatttaaaagcttaTTACTTCTGATGGAcgttattatgttataataaaattctacaTTCTTGGGCTCAAATTGCTTCCAATTCgtcaattatgttatattttataagttggTGATCAACTTTCTGAACCGGCACATGTACCGTACATAGAAGCGTAGGTATGCTGACCTATGAGTGAGCGCAACTATTGAAAAGCCTCCCGCGTCGATTAAAGGCCTATTTAGATGGAGAGAGTTTCTCGTCTCGAAGGTACGAATAtcgtgaaaatataaaaaaagtttcctAGTCCTCTCGCTCTTCCACTGTGACGACAATTGCCTCGCAATAGAATGTGTCAAAAGCAATAATCGTATTTCGAGGTTTTGTACCAGTTGTACCATGCAGAGCGTGAgggtgttttaattatatctgcTCTAAGACAAGAATGAATTAAACGGAAACGGAAAAGATGTCGGCCTATACAGTTGGCGCCTTTAGGAGACGTTTGGCGTGCTTTTGATTTACAATCAATTATAGATTTGCgagttatttgttaaattacttttatgcgttattttttttttttaatgttgttttctttattgGTGTTACTGTTCAtagtttatattgttaatagtaGTGTTTTTTACATTGTAACAGATTTCTTTAACATAACAAGTGCTAGTTATGcacaaataaagaaaattccaGACGTGCTTCTAGAGCACAACCTTATGTCGCACAGTTAAGCCAacattacacaaaaaaaaacaaatcaaatatttaaaattttattacgtatcaaacggcaaatctaaacaTCTTAAGATTCTATAGAAATTAAACAAGAATTTGTCTTATATGcatgattttttaaacattactgCTGGATTCctcatttcaaattcaaactaAAGTCAAATTTTAACTAGTAAACTATTATCTACATAAAGTTTGACAGATAGGATTCTGTCAATTGTAATATGGAATGTTTAAATAACGTTCCTATCCACAACTTGGTTGCATGGCGCaagtatatacaaataatacattgaaaTGACATGGCAAAATATTAGACATAGATTATTTCAATCATAGAGAGAAGACTAAATATAGACAATCGTTGTCTATGAATCATTTAAGTGGTATATTATTGCGGTATGGCAgtgttacaataatattggTCCAAGTGAATGCATTTCGGCAAACTACGAGTATAGTCCCTATCACACGATAGTCctattattaactaattcCATACATCTAACGTTaacaagattatttttatcaatcaaATGGTCGTAAGCCGTTTAAAACTTATTCCGATCTTCTGAATAGAACGATGTAAAAATATCcgtatttaatatcaaaacatataatCGAAACGGATTTCTGAACAACAACTAAATTGAGTTAAATTAAGAACTTTCCCCACCTAACGCATTCCTATTTATAACGAAATTGGAGTcactatacaaaaaaatcaaaagttaTACACccattcttttgtttattaaggCGGTTCAGAAACGTTAATATGTCAACTGTCACCACGAATTTACCATTAGGATGATGAAAAAATTGGATAGGCTGGCGGAAAAATTTGGAGTTCGATTTTTTTTGCTACCTCTTTGAAATCAAACAGATTTTGACGTTTTCTGATGTTTTACAGATCAGACAGAAGTCATACGTCACTTGTCATTGTACATTTGGTGTAGCAAACTTCGATATGCTAGAGTAAAACAGCTAATGTTCCAGCCTACTTGTCCTTGCCCTCAGCTCTCAATTTGGATAAGTGAAATTGCACAAAAATGCACCTTTTCCCTTTTCCTCCTATCAACTTTTACATGTCAGTCCTACTACTGGTAGCTGATGTCGCTGATGGCTGCGAAGTGGGTGGTTTAAAaccaaaaagtattttacgtgcaatttcaACGACATTTTTggattgtataaataaataatctaggACATGATAATTGTAGAGGCGAGGGCGGAATAAACTTCAAATGCTTTACATTGAAAATTCTTTAATCCGCCACTGCGAATAAagatttctatattaaataaaaaagaggaATTCTTGTATAAGCacagttttaaaacataattgatAAAGCGACAtacactaatttaaaaaaaaacgttaaaaattGAGCTTCTTAAAAAGGCAGTTAATCATCTCAaaccaatttcaataaaattatcaactGAATTGTTAACTAAAAGAAAGTATAGATAATAACATCAAAGCACTGTTTGGTGGCTCTCATCGTATGCTCGTTCGAAGATCCATCAACGCGCTCGCAGTAATGACTCCATGTTTTGAACTCTTACCGAAACTGAGCTCCGAGTCCCCAATTGTTATCGTTGAGAAGGAGGTGGAATTTCGCCTTTGCTGTACGTTCCTTTTGGACTCGGAAGGACTCTGGCGATTCGGAAAGAACTCCTTGGTGGTAAAACTCATTGGTTTTTTGTCTTTTGCTTCGAGATAGTCCCCTCGGCAGTTGCCTAACCAGTCGTGTTCGAACGGTTTTGTCGCTTTCACTGGTTTaactacaaataatttaattacataaggtgatttataataaatgaaactatAGACTATGGATGAATTATGGACTATTCAGTCCACTACTAATTACTAAGatacgtaataaaattactaatatcaaaattttatatattttgactttgaagaACTTAATAGAAAAGTGTAAACGGAACACAATCTTTAATCGTTTTGTGCGTTCAGTACTTTGTTCTCTGTAGAGCCTATATTACCTAGATACCTAATGGGTATTATCTGTTCCTATATTTTGGAGAATCACATgcacatatataaatagtaaatactaGTGAAACTAGTCttagtatttagtttttttaagtacttGTAGTTTGCGCATAGCACTCCTAACAATAAGTCAGTCTTTTACCGAGTTCCCTGTACGACTCACCTCTAGAATTCAGTGTATTACTATATAgcaaaattgaaaatttattaaccctaatagatattaaaaaaatcagaatttaattaatcatatgAAGCATCAAACTCGACAATGAATTTTAGCTACGAAAACATTATGTACTGCTTTGCTCGTTCAACAATAGCGCGTCTGAAGTGTACAACAGCGCTAGTAATATTCCTAATAGCTAGGAAAAAGtcttcaataaaataactacatTACTGAGACGAGCTGAGCCAAACTTGAACTGGTTTAGCAGTAGACACTTTCTTGTAAATACGTTCCTAAATAGGTTGGAGTTTTATAGacgtaatgataataaatcaatataatttccttactattttgaaaaatatgttatatctttatatgttttatgattgtttatttatctttCTAATGGATAACAGTCCATCAATATCAACTATCCCATTAAACACGAGCAAAACATTTCTATATGTTTTATCAATACTTACTATTTGCAAAAAATACTAACTCAATTTCTCCTTATCCGCAATTGTTTGATAAGATCGAAATTCTTTGATCGGTCGTTCCAAAGTTTTAGACTTGGTTCTAGGCTTGGGCTCCGCTGATGAAATTAGCTTCTTGTGCCTTACTTCAGTATCTTGAAAACTTTTAGACTTCACAGGCGTATGAACGTGAGTTTtgatactaaaattattaacaattacatatatctattattattatagactcTAATACGGTAAAAATACCCTTCGCGCGCGTGCACAttgttcttttaatattttagaaattaatattcaatagtACAGAAttctttctttataatatcagGATAAAGTAGTTTTATCGCTCCTTATTCAACACGTTTGACAAGGATAAAGGTATGAGATTGAGATTCAGGCACTCGTTTCTAAATCTTCTCCTAAAATACAATACGTTTatggtaaaatatatcaaacagTATGTTATCAATGTATAGtgcaatattttacatatagtGTACAAGTGTACATTATGCTCAATCAGGCTTGGTTTGCTGTGTAAGCGTGGTTATTACCTAAACCATCGCAGTTACGCCctgagagtatagccagacgcactCACTTTAATATCTCATTAGGAAAATTCATTTAGCAAGAGTAGAGAGTTAATATAGAGTGAAAACGAAAATCTCTATTACCTAGGAAATGTACAAATAGATTTTCCTTTAATCAACTATAATAACTCGTCTTGAGTCCCTTTCGTCTCTGTCAAACTGTCATAATGCTATGATGAAAGGAGATAAGTAGGTTAGTCTTTAATCTGGGATTATGGGTGTGATCATAGATAAAACAAACTTCAACTTTAACCTACCTCGAATGACTCTTTCGTAGCTGAGGGCTCCCTAGAAAACCCTTGGCCATGATGCTGTACAGTTTATTCCTGTAATCATTGACGGACATCTGCTTGTCATCCCGAAGGGGAAGTAGCACGTCTGACGGGAGAGATGGCTCGTCACGTTCGCGGTGgaatctaaattttaaaagtcgTTATGTTTTCAAAAACTTATCTGTATTATTCATCTGAGTAGTgtcaaatacatattttttctcctcctctatttatattattatttcttaattttacagcagtgttggcttcagcgtgcgactctcatcccttaggtcgtaggttagatccccggctgtgcaccaactgTGCTGTCCTTTCCATCTATGTGGGCATTtatcattcgctcgaacagtaagggaaaacatcttgaggaaaccgcttgcctaagacccaaaatgttgacggcgtgtgtcaggcacaggagacctacttgcctattagattgacaaataatcatgaaccaaataaagaaatctgagaaCTGTGTGTGGTTTTAACACAATCTCTATcacaatattaacaaatattatatcaaataaacaatccctttatagattattttttcttcactCACTTAGATACATATTCGTGATGTAAAGCCCGTTCTGCGCTCAATCTCTTAGCAGGGTTGAAAACTAGCAGTCTTTGAACCAAGTCTGCTGCATCTCGAGGGGCACATGACAGTAGTGATGTCAGTGATGATCCTGCGCCTTTGCCTATCGCTTGCTCTTTGATTAAGGAAGAGCCGTAGCCAGTACAAACCGCTGCAATATCtacaacatataattttattaatacaagtTTCAACCGCTACCAGGAGATTATTGTCATAAGCACctcttaaaacttaaataattcaattttatctatttattttgacaTCCTGGTGGACAAAAACCCTGTCTAGATTATGTTTCCACATGAATCAGATtaatctatgtatatataagaaaGTCATGTTAGTTATACTACTTATAACTCAAGAACGGCTGAACCGATTTTGAAAATTGATGAGGAGGTCGCATAGAACCAGGAGACGAACATATGATGTTTATCCTGCCTCCGTGGGACGTGACATAAAAAGTGGTATAACAAAACGCAACAAacagaaaaactaaaaaaaaactgtcaaaacATCAAATGATTCGTTAAAACGAAACTGACAGCTGAaagtaatgttatttatagttaAGTATGATTGAaagtttgataaatataacttttgaagttgttttgtttatttcaagTTTCTATTAGCTTATCGTGGTGATATTATCATTAACAATGCCACAAACGATCGAATCTTTCCCGACAAAGCCGTAATGCAATAAATGGATGGACCGATTTTGATGAGTGTTTAAATGGATTCGAAAATTCAAATGTtacaatttgtttgttttttaaacatgaAATTTTGTCTTTATGATGTACAggacgtctgtcgggtccgctagtaagtaaataaaacttgcAGTtccacattttatttacattataggTATGATAAGTTCAAGAGAGtctaaatagtataaaataaatacagcgCAGAAAAAGGCACTCCTACAATTACTTATTGACAAAAAAGAAGAGAAAATCTTTTGGATCTGACTGAATAAAATACCCACTCACCTTCTGACGAGGGTCTGGGCAGAGCAGCCATGATCCTTTCTATCTGATTCACGGTCGAGGTTCCCGGGAAGAGGGGGGATCCAGTTAACATCTCCCCCAAGATACATCCCAAGGACCACATATCAATGCCCTTTGtgtaactaaaattaacatttacagtAGTACTCAGAGTGACAGAATTCTCAAAAGCTAAGCTAGATTTGATTTTGTCTATGTGATGCTTGAATTAAAAAcgataaatatgtattgatcCTTCACTATAATTGCactctaattaaaaacaaaatacgatACTAAATCCtcgatacaaaaaaatacaaaatcacCTCCAATTTTgtctaattattatatttaattatagttaattatataaacagcTTTTGGGTGTAATCATGAATTTTGCTAGCCAAATGCGCGctcttaattaaaagttaaggTTAAGCCacataacaaataaacaagtTCTACAAAAATCCTATGCAATCCAACACTACTTTTGAAGAAAGATTGCTTCTCAAACTCTCGCAAcataatacacatacataccaaaatacaaataacacatttgatttgtattttggtatgtatgtatatattcaaACACTACTAGACCAATTTTAAAAGTCTATATATATCCAGATAGAACATTCCGAGAGCTAGATATTTGGATATGATGATATTTATAGTTGCTCATAGTTTCGTATATGTTGTTTGCCAAACATTCAAAAttgtattctatttttcttgtaCAAATGTGCCGTGTGCCGAGCcttgtatcagtgtgccgagcgttggcaatctttataaataaatacatataaaatctcTATGTACATAggaaatttatttccaaaatatttaacatatatataacagtTCATCAGCACTTACTTCTTACTAGCTATGAGTATTTCAGGTGCTCTGTACCACCTTGTTGCGACGTAATCGGTCAAGCAAGGATCAGCGCCTTCTTCTCCACCAGAGTATATTGAGGATACCGACCTTGCTAGCCCGAAGTCAGCTAGCTTTACCCTAAACatgaaatcattttaatagTTAGAGCGATTTAATATCTTTAGTATGTGAGGTTCATTCCGCACTGTGATTATGTTAACATTTTTTGATATAatcactaattattttaaacaagagCAAGTGTAAGGTTCACCGGCTTTATTTATTCACCCTTTATTGTTACTTCTCTGCCTATTATGTTAATACAGAAACAAGTCGACGTTTCAACGTTTACATGCTTACAAGTATACAGAACTTGGCAGTAGACTAAGAAAACACACaggcaaaacatttttttatgtaataggaggcaatcGGGCTGG
Protein-coding sequences here:
- the LOC123707640 gene encoding extracellular signal-regulated kinase 2, with protein sequence MSQNQAKKDEHKKKDEKKSPEENMSEIDEHILKRFDVKKRLGKGAYGIVWKAIDKKSKDVVAIKKIFDAFRNQTDAQRTFREIIFLQSFRNHPNIVKLHSIHRAANNRDIYLGFEYMETDLHNVIKRGNILKDIHKRYIMYQMLKATKYIHSGNVIHRDQKPSNVLIDSACRVKLADFGLARSVSSIYSGGEEGADPCLTDYVATRWYRAPEILIASKNYTKGIDMWSLGCILGEMLTGSPLFPGTSTVNQIERIMAALPRPSSEDIAAVCTGYGSSLIKEQAIGKGAGSSLTSLLSCAPRDAADLVQRLLVFNPAKRLSAERALHHEYVSKFHRERDEPSLPSDVLLPLRDDKQMSVNDYRNKLYSIMAKGFLGSPQLRKSHSSIKTHVHTPVKSKSFQDTEVRHKKLISSAEPKPRTKSKTLERPIKEFRSYQTIADKEKLIKPVKATKPFEHDWLGNCRGDYLEAKDKKPMSFTTKEFFPNRQSPSESKRNVQQRRNSTSFSTITIGDSELSFGKSSKHGVITASALMDLRTSIR